A stretch of Brassica rapa cultivar Chiifu-401-42 chromosome A08, CAAS_Brap_v3.01, whole genome shotgun sequence DNA encodes these proteins:
- the LOC103835309 gene encoding sinapine esterase — translation MASSLKKLISSFLLIFSSTITVESSEPSCRSYKSIISFGDSGADTGNYLHLSDVNHPPQAAFPPYGETFFHTPTGRNSDGRLIIDFIAEFLGLPYVPPYFGSQNVSFKQGINFAVYGATALDCALLIEKGIGSDFTNVSLSVQLNIFKQTLPSLCASSSSHDCKEMLGDSLILMGDIGANDYDYMFFQGKSINEVEELVPLVIKAISSAIVDLINLGGKTFLVPGTFPYGCFPAYLTLFQTAKEEEYDPLTGCLSWLNELGKNHDEHLKTELKRLRKIYPHVNIIYADYYNSMYRFFQEPAKYGFKERPLGACCGVGGQYNFTFGEECGCQGVGYCKNPSEYVNWDGYHLTEATHQKMAHGLLNGPYASPAFDWSCLGSASVDTKSSFTS, via the exons ATGGCTTCTTCACTGAAGAAGCTCATTTCAAGCTTTCTACTTATCTTTTCCTCCACCATCACTGTTGAATCATCAGAACCGTCGTGTCGAAGTTATAAATCGATCATCAGCTTCGGTGATTCCGGCGCCGACACTGGAAATTATCTCCACCTCTCCGACGTCAATCATCCTCCTCAAGCCGCATTTCCTCCTTATGGAGAAACCTTCTTCCATACTCCCACCGGCCGTAACTCCGACGGCCGCCTCATCATCGATTTCATCG CCGAGTTCTTGGGACTACCATATGTACCACCTTATTTTGGTTCTCAAAACGTGAGCTTCAAGCAAGGGATCAATTTTGCGGTGTATGGAGCAACAGCTTTGGACTGTGCCTTGCTTATAGAAAAGGGAATTGGATCTGATTTTACCAATGTTAGTTTAAGTGTTCAGCTTAACATCTTCAAGCAGACTTTACCTAGCCTTTGCGCCTCCTCGTCTTCTCATG ATTGTAAAGAGATGCTTGGAGACTCGCTGATTCTAATGGGAGATATTGGAGCGAATGACTACGATTACATGTTTTTCCAAGGCAAAAGTATCAATGAAGTTGAAGAGCTAGTTCCTCTAGTCATCAAAGCTATCTCTTCGGCAATTGTG GATTTGATCAATTTGGGAGGCAAAACATTTTTGGTGCCCGGAACCTTTCCATATGGATGTTTCCCCGCGTATCTTACTCTATTTCAGAccgcaaaagaagaagaatatgatCCTCTTACAGGTTGCCTCTCATGGCTCAATGAGTTAGGAAAGAACCATGATGAACACCTCAAGACAGAACTCAAACGACTCCGGAAAATCTACCCTCATGTCAACATCATTTATGCTGACTACTACAACTCTATGTACCGGTTTTTCCAAGAACCAGCCAAATACG GGTTTAAGGAGAGACCTTTGGGTGCTTGTTGTGGAGTAGGGGGTCAGTACAACTTCACTTTTGGTGAAGAGTGTGGATGCCAAGGTGTTGGGTATTGTAAAAATCCATCTGAGTATGTTAATTGGGATGGTTATCATTTAACCGAAGCAACGCACCAGAAGATGGCTCATGGCTTACTCAACGGTCCATATGCAAGTCCTGCTTTCGATTGGTCCTGCCTTGGCTCTGCATCCGTGGATACAAAATCTTCTTTTACTAGTTGA
- the LOC103835312 gene encoding ras-related protein RABA1i: MGAYRAEDDYDYLFKVVLTGDSGVGKSNLLSRFTRNDFSNDSRATIGVEFATRSIQCDDKIVKAQIWDTAGQERYRAITSAYYRGAVGALLVYDVTRHVTFENVERWLKELRDHTDANIVIMLVGNKADLRHLRAISTEDAKGFAERENTFFMETSALEALNVENAFTEVLTEIYRVVSKKALEAGDDPTTALPKGQTINVGDISAVKKPGCCSA; the protein is encoded by the exons ATGGGAGCATATAGAGCAGAAGATGATTATGATTACCTCTTCAAGGTGGTCTTAACCGGAGACTCCGGCGTGGGGAAATCTAATCTGTTATCTCGTTTCACCAGAAATGACTTCAGCAACGACTCACGTGCCACCATCGGTGTTGAGTTCGCCACACGTAGCATCCAATGCGATGACAAGATCGTCAAGGCTCAAATCTGGGATACCGCCGGTCAAGAAAG GTACCGAGCCATCACGAGCGCATATTACCGAGGAGCCGTTGGCGCGTTGCTAGTCTACGACGTGACGCGTCACGTGACGTTCGAGAACGTTGAGAGATGGCTAAAGGAGCTAAGGGACCACACCGACGCGAACATTGTGATAATGCTCGTTGGTAACAAAGCTGATCTTCGTCACCTTCGAGCCATCTCTACCGAAGATGCCAAGGGGTTTGCGGAGAGAGAGAACACGTTCTTCATGGAGACATCTGCGCTTGAAGCTCTGAACGTTGAGAATGCCTTCACCGAAGTTCTCACTGAGATTTACAGAGTGGTTAGCAAGAAAGCGCTTGAAGCTGGAGATGATCCAACCACTGCTTTGCCTAAAGGACAGACGATTAACGTCGGAGATATCTCGGCTGTTAAAAAACCTGGTTGCTGCTCTGCTTAG
- the LOC103835314 gene encoding uncharacterized protein LOC103835314 has product MASSTTSSPSLLFPSRNFASFPSIPLHRSSVSFIRCISKNPSPSTTTTSEDDILRFVANSDGKALPCVRTYENNSARLSLVGTVAFDQALTAAAADGGEAADEHLRENVPVMVVETVFPGGSDPKATVSTRLFLPTKKVKERAKRLRRSLSEDLSTGDLSKNILAMTFRQVVLRQLWNFQLVLFGPGAEREMGDYQNPREASTSFTVSSSDERVISVIAEVICISALQNTEKHFLDDYLGKAKFPFFKWLTKHRRIASRDSSVVLHKVFDDELNENANQLLEYFQSSKENFKVSDTRQRSRWWNLSAKSKLEKIGGTGFSNWASEYLPAYRLEIDSAILGDVKLEGWRKSSENKWEVLLTHSQMVGLAEALDVYFEDIYSLPRKQLPCDAFGNYGNLPSEKRGLSLLKMISVTVASGILLLAVSAAAQFSIPQKSERKYPGKRQDVSWSESELLSHQSSDTSELESFCGLLVNKLKDAYSWVGEITVENRIGAWIGEVPDYLKETSRAKEHIGTSSSLLEKLNEDAKASAQAIATYQVVLSSEGKIIGFQPTSRVAVNHWSANPLAKELYSGRKLSPGLIERGLKSGRPPTKVVVLELLMSVNSDRPFALVRPLLAQ; this is encoded by the exons ATGGCTTCCTCTACTACTTCCtctccttctcttctcttcccTTCTCGAAATTTCGCATCTTTTCCATCAATCCCCCTCCATAGAAGCTCCGTCTCCTTCATTCGCTGTATCTCCAAGAACCCTTCTccgtccaccaccaccacaagcGAGGACGACATTCTCCGTTTCGTGGCGAACTCCGACGGAAAGGCACTTCCATGCGTGCGGACCTACGAGAACAACTCAGCTCGGCTCAGCCTCGTCGGCACTGTAGCTTTCGATCAAGCTTTAACCGCGGCTGCAGCCGACGGTGGCGAAGCCGCCGATGAACACCTTCGCGAAAACGTCCCCGTTATGGTGGTTGAGACTGTTTTCCCCGGAGGATCCGACCCGAAGGCTACTGTCTCGACCCGATTG TTCTTGCCTACTAAGAAAGTTAAAGAGCGAGCTAAAAGGCTGAGGAGGTCTCTCTCCGAGGATCTTTCCACCGGAGATTTGTCAAAGAACATACTTGCGATGACGTTCAGACAAGTTGTGCTGCGACAGCTGTGGAACTTCCAGCTTGTTTTGTTTGGACCTGGAGCTGAAAGAGAAATGGGAGATTACCAAAACCCTCGGGAGGCTTCGACGTCCTTCACTGTTAGCTCATCTGATGAACGAGTTATATCTGTTATTGCAGAAGTTATATGCATCTCCGCTCTTCAAAACACTGAGAAGCATTTCCTTGATGATTATCTGGGGAAAGCCAAGTTTCCCTTTTTCAAGTGGTTAACGAAACATAGGAGGATTGCTTCAAGAGACTCCTCGGTTGTACTGCATAAGGTATTCGACGATGAGCTAAACGAGAATGCAAACCAATTGCTTGAGTATTTTCAATCGAgtaaggaaaacttcaaagttTCGGACACAAGGCAAAGAAGTCGGTGGTGGAACTTGTCTGCTAAGTCTAAGCTGGAAAAAATTGGTGGCACTGGGTTTAGTAATTGGGCAAGTGAGTATCTACCTGCATATCGATTAGAGATTGATAGTGCAATACTTGGGGATGTAAAGCTTGAAGGCTGGAGAAAGTCTAGTGAGAATAAGTGGGAGGTTCTTCTAACCCACTCCCAAATG GTTGGATTGGCGGAAGCGTTGGATGTTTACTTTGAAGATATATACTCACTTCCCAGGAAACAGCTACCGTGTGATGCTTTTGGTAATTATGGTAACTTACCCAGTGAAAAG AGAGGACTGTCTTTGTTGAAAATGATATCTGTCACCGTTGCCAGTGGAATTCTTCTTCTTGCCGTGAGTGCTGCAGCTCAGTTCTCTATCCCTCAGAAAAGCGAGAGAAAGTATCCTGGAAAACGCCAAGATGTTTCATGGTCAGAGAGTGAACTGTTGTCTCATCAATCTTCAGATACCTCCGAG TTGGAGTCATTCTGTGGATTACTCGTCAACAAGCTTAAGGATGCTTACTCTTGGGTGGGAGAGATAACCGTAGAAAACAGAATAGGTGCTTGGATTGGGGAAGTACCTGATTACTTGAAAGAAACTAGCAGAGCTAAAGAACACATCGGTACAAGCTCTTCTCTTCTGGAGAAACTCAACGAAGACGCAAAAGCATCTGCGCAAGCTATCGCTACTTACCAG GTAGTGTTATCATCCGAAGGTAAAATCATAGGGTTCCAACCGACTAGCCGTGTGGCTGTGAACCACTGGTCTGCTAATCCTTTAGCTAAAGAACTTTACAGCGGAAGAAAACTCTCACCTG GGCTTATCGAGCGTGGTCTCAAGAGTGGACGACCTCCGACAAAAGTAGTTGTGTTGGAATTGTTAATGTCTGTGAATTCAGATCGACCTTTTGCACTGGTCAGACCATTACTGGCGCAATAA
- the LOC103835305 gene encoding pentatricopeptide repeat-containing protein At1g28690, mitochondrial, with amino-acid sequence MRIFRLSSVAPRIFQSNHYTTLSPAAAIAGALQEHINSPSPNSGKKIHADIIKTGFRPNLNISIKLLILHLKCGCMTYARQVFDELPKPTLSAYNYMISGYLKQGLVKQCLLLVQRMAFSGEKADGYTLSMVLKASSSSSSTSLGSLCRLVHARIIKGHVELDDVLVTALVDAYVKSGKLECARTVFETMKDESVVCSTSMISGYMNQGFVEDAEEIFDKTRVKDIVVYNAMVEGLSRTGETAKRAVEMYVSMQRAGFHPNISSFASVIGACSVLTAREVGMQVHGQVMKSGVYEHIKMGSSLLDMYAKCGGIDDARRVFDQMQERNVFSWTSMIDGYGKNGNPEEALELFAKMKEVNIAPNYVTFLGALSACSHSGLVEKGYEVFESMQRDYSMRPKMEHYACMVDLMGRAGDLSKAFEFVRAMPERPNSDVWAALLSSCRLHGNVDIASAAASELFKLNADKRPGAYIALSNVLASAGKWEKVSEIRDVMKARKIPKNIGRSWISADKAQ; translated from the coding sequence ATGAGAATCTTCAGACTCTCATCAGTCGCACCGCGAATTTTCCAGTCAAATCACTACACAACTCTCTCACCGGCGGCAGCCATCGCCGGAGCTCTTCAAGAACACATCAACTCTCCGTCCCCAAACTCCGGGAAGAAGATTCACGCCGACATAATCAAAACTGGGTTTAGACCAAATCTGAACATATCCATCAAACTACTTATCTTACACTTAAAATGCGGATGCATGACTTACGCACGCCAAGTGTTCGACGAATTGCCGAAACCAACGCTATCGGCTTACAACTACATGATCAGTGGCTACCTGAAGCAAGGATTGGTAAAGCAATGTCTTCTCCTAGTTCAACGCATGGCATTCTCTGGAGAAAAGGCAGACGGGTACACGCTCTCCATGGTTCTAaaggcatcatcatcatcatcatctactaGTCTTGGTAGCTTATGCAGGCTTGTCCACGCCCGGATTATAAAAGGCCACGTTGAGCTAGACGATGTGTTGGTCACTGCGCTTGTTGATGCTTATGTCAAGAGCGGGAAGCTGGAGTGTGCGAGGACCGTGTTCGAAACGATGAAAGACGAGAGTGTGGTGTGTTCCACATCGATGATCTCGGGTTACATGAACCAAGGATTCGTGGAGGATGCTGAAGAGATTTTTGATAAGACTAGAGTGAAGGACATTGTGGTTTACAACGCTATGGTTGAAGGTTTGAGCAGAACAGGTGAGACTGCTAAGAGAGCTGTTGAGATGTATGTCTCGATGCAGCGGGCCGGTTTCCATCCGAATATCTCGTCATTCGCTAGCGTGATTGGCGCGTGTTCGGTTCTGACGGCGCGTGAAGTTGGTATGCAGGTGCACGGTCAGGTTATGAAGAGTGGAGTTTACGAGCATATTAAAATGGGGAGCTCTTTGTTGGATATGTATGCAAAGTGCGGTGGAATCGATGATGCGAGGAGAGTGTTTGACCAGATGCAAGAGAGGAACGTGTTTTCTTGGACTTCGATGATCGATGGGTATGGGAAGAACGGGAACCCTGAGGAAGCGCTTGAGCTGTTCGCTAAGATGAAGGAAGTGAATATAGCACCTAACTATGTAACCTTTCTTGGAGCTCTCTCTGCGTGTTCGCATTCTGGTTTGGTTGAGAAAGGCTATGAGGTTTTTGAGAGCATGCAGAGAGATTACTCTATGAGGCCGAAGATGGAACACTATGCTTGCATGGTTGATCTCATGGGACGGGCTGGAGATTTGAGTAAAGCTTTTGAGTTTGTTAGGGCGATGCCGGAAAGGCCTAACTCGGATGTTTGGGCTGCTCTTCTGAGTTCTTGTAGACTGCATGGTAATGTTGACATTGCAAGCGCAGCTGCGAGTGAGCTTTTTAAACTGAATGCTGATAAAAGACCTGGGGCTTATATAGCGTTGTCCAATGTTTTGGCTTCTGCTGGTAAGTGGGAGAAGGTGAGCGAGATTAGGGATGTGATGAAAGCTAGAAAGATACCTAAGAACATTGGTCGTAGTTGGATTAGTGCCGATAAAGCTCAATGA
- the LOC103835308 gene encoding GDSL esterase/lipase At1g28670 isoform X2, with translation MEKGIESDFTNVSLNVQLNTFKQILPNLCASTSRDCREMLGDSLILMGEIGGNDYNYPFFEGKSINGIKELVPLIIKTISSAIVDLVDLGSKTFLVPGNFPIGCSASYLTLFQNAKEEEHDPFTGCIPWLNEFGEYHNDQLKNELKRLQKLYPHVNIIYADYYNSIHTFFQEPAKYGFKNRPLAACCGVGGKYNFTVNEECGYRGVNYCQNPSEYVNWDGYHLTEAAYRKIAHGLLNGPYATPAFDWSCPGSASVDKKYSFSS, from the exons ATGGAAAAaggaattgaatctgatttcaCCAATGTTAGTTTAAATGTTCAGCTTAACACATTCAAGCAGATTTTACCTAACCTCTGCGCCTCGACTTCTCGTG ATTGTAGAGAGATGCTTGGAGACTCGCTAATACTCATGGGAGAGATTGGTGGGAATGACTATAATTACCCCTTCTTCGAAGGCAAAAGTATCAATGGGATCAAAGAGCTTGTTCCTCTAATCATCAAAACTATTTCTTCAGCAATTGTG GATTTGGTAGATTTGGGAAGCAAGACCTTTTTGGTACCTGGAAACTTTCCAATAGGATGTTCTGCGTCCTATCTTACTCTATTTCAGAAtgcaaaagaagaagaacatgACCCTTTCACTGGTTGTATCCCATGGCTCAACGAATTTGGAGAGTACCATAATGACCAGCTTAAGAACGAACTCAAACGACTACAAAAACTATACCCTCATGTTAACATTATTTATGCTGACTACTACAACTCCATCCACACGTTTTTCCAAGAACCAGCCAAATACG GATTTAAGAACAGACCTTTGGCTGCTTGTTGTGGAGTTGGAGGTAAATACAACTTCACTGTTAATGAAGAGTGTGGATACAGAGGAGTTAACTATTGTCAAAATCCATCTGAGTATGTAAATTGGGATGGTTATCACTTAACCGAAGCTGCGTACCGCAAGATCGCTCACGGTTTACTCAATGGTCCATATGCAACTCCTGCTTTTGATTGGTCCTGCCCTGGCTCTGCGTCAGtggataaaaaatattctttcaGCAGTTAA
- the LOC103835310 gene encoding snRNA-activating protein complex subunit, whose protein sequence is MESERSEEEIATSGIPRGGPIYLPNMVGQVSSVPEFQSSFLTLLHDFETHLSSSSHQHDLSTDALKIYTDEELTDMAMKEAFKEDNLSLRDDDDTFSINELEQSLIVSHPENPSAENERGTKRRRTVKTGAVKKTVKKTEVKRTVKKPEEAYIARVEQLAKLKQKQDEDKADVRLHCFSETWEDCEDASTSIEGFEKMQSLKSVDNYTLVKTSDIQGTVDTLFPEVILCVEIYNSRKSKTQEFLVLGRQMLTELKDKIHCVTDQVMEKAGKYDPSGYFLIEDIFHNDLRNRKAADYSKPILNWLWNSKDEALKKWEGIITGELQQKQRTALGVTKAMDLPRFGSAEMQSTRFCDLRFRLGASYLYCHQGDCKHMIVIRDMRLSHPEDVQNRAAYPRLIYQLKTRPQKCSVCKIYRASKVVLDDKWGNENQCYYCDICFGHLHNEGGPLYCDVPVFDYVYE, encoded by the exons ATGGAGAGCGAGAGGAGTGAAGAAGAGATTGCTACCTCAGGGATCCCAAGAGGAGGCCCAATCTATCTCCCCAACATGGTGGGACAAGTTTCTTCTGTGCCCGAGTTTCAATCTTCGTTTCTCACTCTCCTCCACGATTTCGAAACTCACTTATCTTCCTCTTCTCACCAACATGATCTCTC AACTGATGCTCTCAAGATTTATACTGACGAGGAGCTCACTGATATGGCTATGAAGGAAGCCTTTAAGGAAGATAACCTCTCTTTacgtgatgatgatgatacctTTTCTATAAACGAGCTCGAGCAGTCTCTGATCGTTTCTCATCC TGAAAATCCATCAGCTGAGAACGAAAGAGGTACGAAAAGAAGGCGGACGGTAAAGACGGGTGCAGTGAAGAAGACAGTCAAGAAGACTGAGGTGAAGAGAACAGTAAAGAAACCTGAG GAAGCTTATATAGCCAGAGTAGAGCAGCTTGCTAAACTTAAACAAAAGCAGGATGAGGATAAAGCTGATGTGAGGCTACACTGCTTCAG CGAAACTTGGGAAGATTGTGAAGATGCAAGTACGTCTATAGAAGGCTTTGAGAAGATGCAATCGCTAAAGTCCGTTGATAACTATACG CTAGTGAAGACATCAGACATCCAGGGGACAGTAGATACGCTATTTCCTGAGGTCATTTTGTGTGTTGAGATTTATAACAGTCGCAAATCCAAG ACCCAAGAATTTTTGGTTCTGGGACGTCAAATGTTAACTGAATTAAAGGACAAGATACACTGTGTTACAGACCAGGTGATGGAAAAGGCTGGCAAGTATGATCCCTCTGGATACTTCCTCATTGAA GATATCTTTCACAACGATTTAAGGAACCGCAAGGCAGCAGATTACAGCAAACCTATACTAAACTGGCTATGGAACTCAAAAGATGAAGCACTTAAAAAATGGGAAGGCATTATAACGGGAGAACTACAACAAAAGCAGAGAACGGCTCTAGGTGTAACGAAAGCCATGGATTTGCCTCGTTTTGGATCTGCAGAGATGCAGAGTACACGTTTCTGTGATTTAAGATTCAGGCTCGGAGCTAGTTATCTTTACTGTCATCAGGGAGATTGCAAGCACATGATAGTGATACGGGACATGAGGCTGAGCCATCCAGAGGATGTTCAGAACAGAGCGGCATACCCGAGACTGATATATCAGTTGAAAACGAGGCCTCAGAAATGCAGCGTTTGCAAGATATACAGAGCTTCTAAGGTTGTATTGGATGACAAGTGGGGAAATGAGAATCAATGCTATTACTGTGATATTTGTTTTGGCCATCTGCACAACGAGGGTGGTCCTCTGTATTGTGACGTCCCAGTCTTTGATTATGTGTATGAGTAG
- the LOC103835308 gene encoding GDSL esterase/lipase At1g28670 isoform X1, producing MASPLKKLISTFLFLLSSTVIMVASSEPLCHPYKSIISFGDSIADTGNYLRLSDVNHLPQAAFLPYGETFFQPPSGRYSDGRLIIDFIAEFLGLPYVPPYFGSQNVSFEQGINFAVYGATALDRAFLMEKGIESDFTNVSLNVQLNTFKQILPNLCASTSRDCREMLGDSLILMGEIGGNDYNYPFFEGKSINGIKELVPLIIKTISSAIVDLVDLGSKTFLVPGNFPIGCSASYLTLFQNAKEEEHDPFTGCIPWLNEFGEYHNDQLKNELKRLQKLYPHVNIIYADYYNSIHTFFQEPAKYGFKNRPLAACCGVGGKYNFTVNEECGYRGVNYCQNPSEYVNWDGYHLTEAAYRKIAHGLLNGPYATPAFDWSCPGSASVDKKYSFSS from the exons ATGGCTTCTCCATTGAAGAAGCTCATCTCAACCTTTTTGTTTCTCCTATCCTCCACTGTCATCATGGTTGCCTCATCAGAACCACTGTGTCATCCTTATAAATCGATCATAAGCTTCGGTGATTCCATAGCCGACACAGGAAATTATCTACGTCTCTCCGACGTCAATCATCTTCCTCAAGCGGCATTTCTACCTTACGGCGAAACCTTCTTTCAGCCTCCCTCTGGCCGTTACTCCGACGGCCGTCTTATCATAGACTTCATCG CTGAATTCTTGGGACTACCATACGTACCACCTTATTTCGGATCTCAAAACGTGAGCTTCGAGCAAGGGATTAATTTTGCGGTGTATGGAGCAACTGCCCTGGATCGTGCATTTCTTATGGAAAAaggaattgaatctgatttcaCCAATGTTAGTTTAAATGTTCAGCTTAACACATTCAAGCAGATTTTACCTAACCTCTGCGCCTCGACTTCTCGTG ATTGTAGAGAGATGCTTGGAGACTCGCTAATACTCATGGGAGAGATTGGTGGGAATGACTATAATTACCCCTTCTTCGAAGGCAAAAGTATCAATGGGATCAAAGAGCTTGTTCCTCTAATCATCAAAACTATTTCTTCAGCAATTGTG GATTTGGTAGATTTGGGAAGCAAGACCTTTTTGGTACCTGGAAACTTTCCAATAGGATGTTCTGCGTCCTATCTTACTCTATTTCAGAAtgcaaaagaagaagaacatgACCCTTTCACTGGTTGTATCCCATGGCTCAACGAATTTGGAGAGTACCATAATGACCAGCTTAAGAACGAACTCAAACGACTACAAAAACTATACCCTCATGTTAACATTATTTATGCTGACTACTACAACTCCATCCACACGTTTTTCCAAGAACCAGCCAAATACG GATTTAAGAACAGACCTTTGGCTGCTTGTTGTGGAGTTGGAGGTAAATACAACTTCACTGTTAATGAAGAGTGTGGATACAGAGGAGTTAACTATTGTCAAAATCCATCTGAGTATGTAAATTGGGATGGTTATCACTTAACCGAAGCTGCGTACCGCAAGATCGCTCACGGTTTACTCAATGGTCCATATGCAACTCCTGCTTTTGATTGGTCCTGCCCTGGCTCTGCGTCAGtggataaaaaatattctttcaGCAGTTAA
- the LOC103835311 gene encoding uncharacterized protein LOC103835311: MSEKSQIPDNNNNNAASSSSAKKPAAEIGSNSSFSGQRMTYPNRPESVNPDQATLREQWKFAIRQYSKWYSHAWGTAILAGGVFFGLGWIIKGSNPLPSLQSSSKSPKPDEEK; the protein is encoded by the coding sequence ATGTCTGAGAAGAGCCAAATCCccgataacaacaacaacaacgccGCTTCTTCTTCGTCGGCGAAGAAACCGGCGGCGGAGATCGGATCGAATTCGAGCTTCTCGGGACAGAGGATGACGTATCCTAACCGGCCAGAGTCGGTGAATCCGGATCAGGCGACGCTGAGGGAGCAGTGGAAGTTCGCGATAAGGCAGTACAGCAAGTGGTACTCACACGCTTGGGGCACTGCGATTCTCGCCGGAGGCGTCTTCTTCGGACTCGGTTGGATCATCAAAGGCTCTAATCCTCTTCCTTCACTCCAATCGAGTTCTAAGTCTCCTAAACCCGATGAAGAGAAATGA